One genomic window of Candidatus Omnitrophota bacterium includes the following:
- a CDS encoding TolC family protein → MNRIIKALAVSFLILGCGAGYAAQEDLRAEPLTLSECYDLALKQSELIAINADLIKETEAHFLQALSIMLPHVSFISTDSQEQEPEDKGTTFSTLKPTKSSSRRLNVTETLFSGFKAFAAMKGSGYEKEQRTKEKERAEQLLMVDVANAFYLLMEEREDIKALLNIKKALINRIIELRKREDLGRSRPSEVVNAKTQLYSVDATIDVVKSQEIVARQLLEFLVGRSVGRVADPYDIPSSLMPEEYYVARYIVRPDVEAARYAWQYAEKAADVVDSDFLPTVSVEGNYYTQRTAFNKGTDWDVMLTLDVPIFEGTEVLGRSKEAALKAHESSLEFARLKRKTPYDIKDAYVKLKTAMTVHDTLRKAFATAKLNYYLQRKDYERSLVNNLDVLTAIQTLEDAQRNYIHALYEAKRLYWQLLVAAGENIKEGPHDTF, encoded by the coding sequence ATGAATCGTATAATAAAGGCCCTGGCGGTCTCTTTCCTTATATTAGGTTGCGGCGCGGGATACGCGGCGCAGGAGGATCTGCGCGCCGAGCCCCTGACCCTTTCCGAATGCTACGACCTGGCATTGAAGCAGAGCGAGCTTATAGCGATAAACGCGGACCTCATCAAAGAGACAGAGGCGCATTTCCTGCAGGCGCTCTCCATCATGCTCCCGCACGTCTCATTCATATCGACCGATAGCCAGGAGCAGGAGCCGGAAGATAAGGGCACGACATTCTCGACCCTGAAGCCCACTAAGAGTTCCTCCAGGAGATTAAATGTCACCGAGACGCTCTTCAGCGGATTCAAGGCCTTCGCCGCCATGAAAGGGAGCGGCTATGAGAAGGAACAGCGGACGAAGGAGAAAGAGCGCGCCGAGCAGCTGCTTATGGTGGACGTCGCGAACGCGTTCTATCTCCTGATGGAGGAGAGGGAAGATATCAAGGCCCTCCTGAATATAAAGAAGGCGCTCATAAACCGCATAATAGAGCTCAGGAAGAGGGAAGACCTCGGCAGGTCGAGGCCGAGCGAAGTCGTAAACGCCAAGACACAGCTGTACAGCGTAGATGCCACCATCGATGTCGTCAAGAGCCAGGAGATAGTCGCGCGCCAGCTGCTCGAATTTTTGGTCGGAAGGTCCGTCGGGAGGGTGGCCGATCCATACGATATACCGTCTTCCCTGATGCCGGAGGAGTATTATGTGGCCAGGTATATAGTCCGGCCGGACGTCGAGGCGGCCAGGTACGCGTGGCAGTACGCCGAAAAGGCGGCCGATGTCGTGGACAGCGATTTCCTGCCGACCGTAAGCGTGGAGGGGAATTACTATACGCAGAGGACCGCGTTCAATAAAGGGACGGACTGGGATGTGATGCTTACGCTGGACGTCCCGATATTCGAAGGGACCGAGGTCCTCGGCCGGTCCAAGGAGGCCGCGCTGAAAGCGCACGAAAGTTCGCTGGAATTCGCGAGGTTAAAGCGCAAGACGCCGTACGACATAAAGGACGCGTACGTGAAGCTGAAGACAGCCATGACGGTGCACGATACCCTGAGGAAGGCCTTCGCCACAGCAAAGCTTAACTATTACCTGCAGAGGAAGGACTACGAGCGGAGTCTGGTGAATAACCTCGATGTATTGACCGCGATACAGACGCTTGAGGACGCGCAGAGGAACTACATCCACGCGCTCTATGAGGCGAAGCGCCTCTACTGGCAGCTCCTCGTCGCCGCCGGAGAAAACATAAAGGAAGGACCGCATGACACTTTCTGA
- a CDS encoding fused MFS/spermidine synthase — MNTSGAGRVRSVLYLLFFLSGIAGLIYEVLWSRYLSLIFGNTTYANTLVLATFMGGLALGSFFFGKFVDRVGNKLALYAWVEMAIAAFCIITPNLLVFSKNIYVEAAKGLLVPPLGMVALKFLIGALIMLPPTILMGGTLPILSKFFVQAISERGKVVARLYYINSFGAVVGTFLAGFYLIYHFGLAFSVTIAALVNFAVGFTAFLLSKRYEAEARAVPAADTFEEKDYYGKDIVTIAVIAIFISGFVSMLYEIVWIRLLSMILGSSTYSFSLMLAAFISGITIGSFIISKKMPRPGRTFLYFGLCELAIGLSLVLTLPFYEKLPLLFVHLSWIFSRNAETFVLYRMSQFLFSFLVMLPPTIFLGMSLPLACKIGSRAYEFLGKKVGGVIASNTAGNISGALAAGLVLVPLLGLRHALELGIVTNLALGAVMVFKDATMAVRKRFFTVLACGAIFIAYELTAADWNKGNFSAQIFRRNMSPRQFNDFVKRFDKKDILFYEDGLNDTVSVIKPEGKLFLFVNGKADASTDRDMATQILAAHIPLILKPEARDILLVGLGSGVTCGSALVHPIGRLDVVEISPSVVKASRYFSEFNHDPLDDARLRLYVEDAKTFLQRIDDRYDIIINEPSNPWMGGISGLFSTEFFTDCYRRLNDGGLMVQWVQAYEMDDETFEMILRTFSSVFPEVAIWSTGVNDVILVGSKEKHAADLSGSEKRMLLEGVRKDLERIKIESPSTFFALQLSSGIMERGVIERAGPVNSDYFPVLEYRAPLGLYTDSTIIDFLKNIDERRLPLKKGGLLLKGYLGERPLGQGEYANLYEFISQENARYNTDILPALAAKWHEEYPDDIEGSIAYASHNRASLEDAVDTMADVVEADKSFDNLDFYAKLQLERYLVMRSFLTPEAADEAVAGLARCIELSGGRPARFYHIAGKVFFKGAEYGRAIEYFAKAESSARSAGEAGEREIDRADLMNDMCMAYLKEGDVDRALQYAEKALSEDGDNARAREIIKLIGFRINSRR, encoded by the coding sequence ATGAATACGAGCGGTGCCGGCAGGGTAAGATCGGTCTTATATTTACTATTCTTCCTATCGGGGATAGCAGGGCTCATATATGAGGTCCTGTGGAGCCGGTATCTTTCGCTTATATTCGGCAATACGACCTACGCCAATACGCTCGTCCTGGCCACCTTCATGGGAGGATTGGCCCTGGGCAGCTTCTTCTTCGGGAAGTTCGTGGACAGGGTCGGCAATAAGCTCGCGCTGTACGCATGGGTGGAGATGGCAATAGCCGCATTCTGTATCATCACCCCAAACCTCCTCGTCTTCTCAAAGAATATCTATGTGGAGGCGGCGAAGGGGCTCCTAGTCCCGCCGCTGGGTATGGTGGCCCTGAAGTTCCTGATAGGCGCCCTCATAATGCTCCCGCCGACCATACTGATGGGAGGGACGCTCCCCATCTTGAGCAAATTTTTCGTCCAGGCAATATCCGAGCGGGGCAAGGTGGTGGCGCGCCTCTACTATATAAACTCTTTCGGCGCAGTCGTCGGCACATTCCTTGCCGGGTTCTACCTGATATACCATTTCGGGCTTGCCTTCTCGGTGACCATAGCCGCCCTCGTCAATTTCGCCGTAGGTTTCACCGCGTTCCTGCTCAGCAAGAGGTATGAGGCGGAGGCCCGCGCCGTCCCGGCCGCGGACACATTCGAGGAGAAGGACTATTACGGGAAAGATATAGTGACCATAGCGGTCATTGCCATATTCATCTCCGGTTTCGTCTCGATGCTGTACGAGATCGTCTGGATACGCCTCCTCTCCATGATACTCGGCTCCTCGACGTACTCGTTCTCGCTGATGCTGGCGGCGTTCATCTCAGGTATAACGATCGGCTCTTTCATCATATCGAAGAAGATGCCGAGGCCCGGCAGGACGTTCCTCTATTTCGGCCTGTGCGAGCTGGCTATAGGGCTTTCCCTCGTCCTAACGCTGCCGTTCTACGAAAAACTGCCGCTTCTTTTCGTGCACCTCTCCTGGATATTTTCGAGGAACGCGGAGACCTTCGTATTATACAGGATGTCGCAGTTCCTATTCTCGTTCCTGGTGATGTTGCCGCCGACCATATTCCTGGGGATGTCGCTTCCCCTGGCGTGCAAGATAGGGTCGCGCGCGTACGAATTCCTCGGCAAGAAGGTGGGCGGGGTCATCGCATCGAATACGGCCGGGAATATATCGGGCGCACTGGCCGCGGGGCTGGTGCTCGTGCCGCTTCTCGGCCTGAGGCACGCGCTGGAGCTCGGGATAGTGACCAACCTGGCGCTCGGCGCCGTCATGGTCTTCAAGGATGCGACTATGGCCGTGAGAAAGAGGTTCTTCACCGTCCTGGCGTGCGGTGCTATTTTCATCGCGTATGAGCTCACCGCCGCGGACTGGAACAAGGGCAATTTCAGCGCACAGATATTCAGGCGCAACATGAGCCCGAGGCAGTTCAATGACTTTGTGAAGAGGTTCGATAAAAAGGATATACTCTTTTATGAGGATGGGCTGAACGATACCGTCTCGGTGATAAAGCCGGAAGGAAAGCTATTCCTCTTCGTTAACGGTAAAGCTGACGCCTCGACCGACCGTGACATGGCGACCCAGATACTCGCGGCGCACATCCCGCTCATCCTGAAGCCGGAGGCGAGGGACATCCTCCTGGTCGGGCTCGGGAGCGGTGTCACCTGCGGTTCGGCGCTCGTACATCCGATCGGACGCCTCGACGTAGTGGAGATATCGCCTTCCGTGGTGAAGGCGAGCCGGTACTTTTCGGAATTCAACCACGATCCTCTGGATGACGCGCGGCTCCGCCTTTACGTGGAGGATGCCAAGACCTTTCTCCAGCGGATAGACGACAGGTATGACATCATAATAAACGAGCCCTCGAACCCGTGGATGGGGGGCATAAGCGGGTTATTCTCGACGGAGTTCTTCACCGACTGCTACAGGCGCCTCAACGATGGCGGCCTGATGGTCCAATGGGTGCAGGCATACGAGATGGACGATGAGACGTTCGAGATGATACTCAGGACCTTCTCGTCCGTATTTCCCGAAGTGGCCATATGGAGCACGGGTGTGAATGATGTCATACTCGTCGGGTCAAAGGAGAAGCATGCGGCGGACCTGTCCGGATCGGAGAAGAGGATGCTCCTGGAAGGGGTGCGGAAGGACCTGGAGAGGATAAAGATAGAGAGCCCGTCGACGTTCTTCGCCCTCCAGCTCTCCTCGGGTATAATGGAGCGCGGCGTGATAGAGAGGGCGGGGCCGGTGAACAGCGACTACTTTCCCGTGCTCGAGTACCGGGCGCCCCTCGGCCTCTATACCGACTCCACGATAATCGACTTCCTGAAGAATATCGATGAAAGGCGGCTGCCTTTAAAGAAGGGCGGCCTCCTGCTTAAGGGCTATCTCGGAGAACGCCCGCTGGGGCAGGGCGAATACGCAAACCTATATGAATTTATATCCCAGGAGAACGCTCGTTATAATACAGATATACTGCCTGCCCTCGCGGCAAAATGGCACGAAGAATATCCGGACGACATAGAAGGGAGTATCGCTTACGCTTCCCATAATAGGGCCTCGCTCGAAGATGCCGTGGATACCATGGCAGACGTTGTAGAGGCGGACAAGAGCTTCGATAACCTCGACTTCTACGCCAAGCTGCAGCTGGAGAGGTATCTCGTCATGCGCTCGTTCCTGACGCCGGAGGCGGCCGATGAGGCGGTGGCGGGCCTCGCAAGGTGCATCGAGCTTTCAGGAGGAAGGCCGGCGCGCTTTTATCATATCGCAGGGAAGGTCTTCTTCAAGGGTGCGGAATACGGGAGGGCCATAGAATATTTCGCGAAGGCCGAGTCGTCCGCGCGTTCCGCCGGCGAAGCCGGGGAGAGGGAGATAGACCGGGCCGACCTCATGAACGATATGTGCATGGCATACCTTAAAGAAGGCGACGTCGATAGGGCGCTCCAATATGCGGAGAAGGCCCTGTCGGAGGACGGAGACAACGCCCGTGCCCGCGAGATCATAAAACTGATCGGCTTCAGGATAAATTCCCGCCGTTAA
- a CDS encoding FkbM family methyltransferase, producing the protein MAKFNRVLSRLVPPGPVKDILRSVYYRSYYNLRHAKDNGFRMYYERGHYKFSFDNGVVFKCHTDISDELKRTLPGYLARYGLKKGDTVIDCGAYTGEFALYAAKAVGDDGMVIAFEPDPYACKKIAENLSLNRSKNMLLVEKGVWSREDKIRFAGGTQGANLFSERLADNKALQDVDVTTLDGELRKHGVTKVDFIKMDIEGAEIEALKGAGEILGKNNVHLAIASYHGVGGQQTYHELERMLKGYGYDVETGYPSHLTTYGWRRDQLIKEKR; encoded by the coding sequence ATGGCAAAATTCAACAGAGTATTATCGCGCCTCGTACCGCCGGGGCCCGTCAAAGATATCCTGAGAAGCGTCTACTATCGATCCTACTACAATCTGAGACATGCGAAAGATAACGGTTTTCGCATGTACTATGAGAGGGGGCACTATAAGTTCTCGTTCGATAATGGCGTTGTCTTCAAATGCCATACCGATATCTCTGATGAGCTGAAGAGGACCCTGCCCGGATACCTGGCCAGATACGGATTAAAGAAAGGCGATACGGTCATCGATTGCGGCGCTTATACGGGCGAATTCGCTCTATATGCCGCTAAGGCGGTCGGGGATGACGGCATGGTCATAGCGTTTGAGCCGGATCCATACGCATGCAAAAAGATAGCGGAAAATCTCAGTTTGAACAGATCGAAGAATATGCTGTTGGTCGAGAAAGGCGTATGGTCGAGAGAGGATAAGATAAGATTTGCGGGAGGGACACAGGGCGCGAATCTCTTTTCGGAGAGGCTGGCTGATAACAAAGCCCTGCAGGATGTGGATGTCACGACGCTTGATGGGGAGTTGCGGAAACACGGCGTGACAAAGGTAGATTTCATAAAGATGGACATAGAGGGCGCAGAGATAGAGGCGCTTAAAGGCGCCGGAGAGATACTGGGGAAGAATAACGTACATCTCGCCATAGCATCATACCATGGAGTCGGCGGGCAACAGACATATCATGAACTGGAGAGGATGCTCAAAGGATATGGGTATGATGTCGAGACGGGATATCCGTCCCATCTGACGACTTATGGATGGAGACGCGATCAATTAATCAAGGAGAAGAGATGA
- a CDS encoding SGNH/GDSL hydrolase family protein, translated as MKKIIYGIALALFLLILADRIMKFCEESQRPANARKGRPGTLLTGKEMAEYEDAQKFCLYPYTVFGLPANYHSDTVNLNSIGLRGPEVGEKKAGAYRIAVLGGSAVFGAETTNDNLTFCKLLESDLKSATGRDVEVINAGLPAYVSMQELVLFEDKIIGLKPDLVIVFDGFNDVFTSLKRDKRPNYPRWFAEIETVYYTSMPKLFVEMKLKRYRPTKRIFRWLERRKAKLSEDFTVNPEQISFYGRNLDLICHLAKSYGIDAVLVFQPLLYYKTPLTENERAIIGRLDKKYVLSVVEMCNMAREAMRKTAEANSVPYIDGTGIFDGLNDDIFLDECHFNQAGHKMIADTLSAALKEGLKE; from the coding sequence ATGAAAAAGATCATATACGGAATAGCGCTGGCGCTATTCCTTTTGATATTGGCCGACAGGATAATGAAATTTTGTGAAGAGTCACAAAGGCCTGCTAATGCGCGAAAGGGCAGGCCGGGCACACTATTGACCGGTAAAGAGATGGCTGAGTATGAAGATGCCCAGAAATTCTGTTTATACCCCTATACGGTCTTCGGCCTCCCGGCGAACTACCATTCCGACACGGTTAATTTGAATTCTATAGGATTGAGGGGGCCTGAGGTAGGAGAGAAGAAGGCAGGGGCGTACAGGATAGCCGTCCTCGGGGGCTCGGCGGTATTCGGCGCGGAGACGACGAATGATAACCTGACATTTTGTAAGCTGCTTGAGAGCGACCTGAAGAGCGCGACAGGCAGGGATGTGGAGGTGATAAACGCAGGCCTGCCGGCGTACGTGTCGATGCAGGAGCTGGTATTGTTCGAAGACAAGATCATAGGATTAAAGCCCGATCTCGTCATCGTCTTCGACGGCTTCAATGACGTCTTTACAAGTTTAAAGAGGGACAAGAGGCCGAATTACCCGCGCTGGTTTGCCGAGATAGAGACGGTGTACTATACATCGATGCCGAAGCTTTTCGTCGAAATGAAATTAAAGAGATACCGGCCGACGAAACGTATCTTCCGTTGGCTTGAAAGGCGCAAGGCAAAGCTATCGGAAGATTTTACGGTGAACCCGGAACAGATATCTTTCTATGGAAGGAACCTCGATCTCATATGCCACCTGGCGAAGTCATACGGCATAGATGCCGTGCTCGTATTTCAACCGCTATTATATTACAAGACGCCTCTTACGGAGAACGAAAGGGCCATTATCGGTCGTCTTGATAAAAAATATGTCCTGAGCGTTGTGGAGATGTGCAATATGGCGCGCGAAGCCATGCGGAAGACCGCGGAAGCGAACAGCGTCCCTTACATAGACGGGACCGGTATATTCGACGGCTTGAACGACGATATATTTCTCGACGAGTGCCATTTTAATCAGGCAGGTCATAAGATGATCGCTGATACGTTATCCGCCGCACTGAAGGAAGGCCTGAAGGAATAG
- a CDS encoding efflux RND transporter permease subunit, producing the protein MTLSDLSIKNPVFAWMLMAALMIFGFISYTRLGVSQLPDVDFPVVSVSMTWEGAAPEVMETDVVDIAEDAMMSIQGVREISSSIQQGSASISIEFELGRDIDAAVQDVQTKIDQAQRQLPKDLDPPIVTKVNSEDHPIIMLAVSSKTMPLRDIMSYVQDHLKNQFAMLSGVGDIFLGGFVDRNLRIWVDADKLDAYQFTVKDIIDAVQAEHEELPAGRIETAVKEYNVRVMGEARTTTEFENLLLPKRSGQPVFKPLYLKEVATIEDGLADIRRIARSDGEPTVALGIRKQRGANEVEVAHKVLKRLEEIKRYIPKELNVSVRFNRTKFSEDSINELVFTLVLSAIVTSLICWLFLGSWSATFNILLAIPTSILGAFMVINFLGFTLNTFTVLGLSLAIGIVVDDAIMVLENIVRYRERGVEKVEAARRGARQITFAALAATIALIAIFLPVAFMSGIIGKFFFQFGVTISVAVALSLLEALTLAPMRCAQFLEVGSRHTAIGKGIDRSFKWLAAKYHTLLGMALNKRAMVIIAAVLFFISSIFIIKLIRKEFLPSQDMSMFMLRLQTPVGSAITFTDEKFKVAEKFIMSRPELLGYFSLVGGFSGSEANSGVMFITFKEPKKRPVVPPARHPLSQRELMDLFRAELNRIPDLKVTVQDLSLSGFSAQRGMPIELSVRGPDWEKLGDYSEEIRQRMSKSDLMTDVDTDFLEKIPEIRVEPDRSKADERGVSVDSIGDAVNALIGGQRIAKYTKDGRRYDVRIQLVPSQRTEREDIEKLWVWNNRNELVQLKDVVNITQKLTPLTITRRNRERAISLFANVAPGKSQTDAIAQVDRIAKEVLPAGYRVVFGGSTQTFKESFATLVLAFWLGIIVAYMVLASQFNSYLHPLSVLVALPFSISGAFITLLLGGQSMNIYSIIGIILLMGIVKKNSILLVDFTNQQRDQGLDVRSALLKACPIRLRPILMTSIATISAAIPPALAMGPGAETRIPMAITIIGGVIVSTLFTLFVVPCVYSLFSKIERKRYGVKFEEIEDREDAVLS; encoded by the coding sequence ATGACACTTTCTGACCTGTCCATCAAGAACCCCGTATTCGCGTGGATGCTCATGGCTGCCCTCATGATATTCGGTTTCATCAGTTACACGCGCCTCGGGGTCAGCCAGCTGCCCGATGTCGATTTCCCGGTCGTATCCGTGAGCATGACGTGGGAAGGCGCGGCTCCCGAGGTAATGGAGACGGACGTCGTAGATATAGCGGAAGACGCCATGATGAGCATCCAGGGGGTGCGCGAGATATCATCATCCATACAGCAGGGCTCGGCGAGCATCTCGATAGAATTCGAGCTGGGGCGCGATATAGACGCCGCTGTCCAGGATGTCCAGACGAAGATAGACCAGGCCCAGAGGCAGCTCCCGAAAGACCTCGACCCGCCCATAGTGACGAAGGTCAATTCGGAAGACCACCCCATAATAATGCTTGCGGTATCTTCGAAGACGATGCCGCTTCGCGACATAATGTCGTACGTGCAGGACCACCTGAAGAACCAGTTCGCCATGTTGAGCGGCGTCGGCGATATATTCCTGGGCGGTTTCGTCGACAGGAACCTGAGGATATGGGTGGATGCCGATAAGCTCGATGCCTATCAGTTCACGGTGAAGGATATCATAGACGCCGTCCAGGCGGAGCACGAGGAGCTGCCGGCCGGACGCATAGAGACCGCCGTCAAGGAATATAACGTGAGGGTCATGGGCGAGGCGCGGACCACGACGGAGTTCGAGAACCTCCTCCTGCCCAAAAGGTCGGGCCAGCCGGTGTTCAAACCTCTGTACCTGAAAGAGGTGGCGACGATCGAGGACGGGCTGGCCGACATCCGGCGCATAGCCCGCTCGGACGGCGAGCCGACGGTCGCCCTGGGCATACGGAAACAGCGCGGCGCCAACGAAGTGGAGGTGGCGCATAAGGTCCTAAAACGGCTGGAGGAGATCAAGAGATATATCCCGAAAGAGCTGAACGTGAGCGTCAGGTTCAACCGCACCAAGTTCAGCGAGGACTCCATAAACGAGCTTGTCTTCACCCTGGTCCTTTCGGCCATAGTCACTTCTCTCATATGCTGGCTCTTCCTGGGCTCATGGAGCGCCACGTTCAACATATTGCTTGCCATACCGACGTCGATACTGGGCGCGTTCATGGTAATAAATTTTCTCGGTTTTACGCTGAACACGTTCACGGTGCTGGGGCTCTCGCTTGCGATAGGTATCGTAGTTGACGACGCCATCATGGTACTGGAGAATATCGTCAGGTACAGGGAGAGGGGTGTCGAAAAAGTAGAAGCCGCCAGGCGGGGCGCCCGGCAGATCACATTTGCCGCGCTCGCCGCGACCATAGCCCTGATCGCCATATTCCTGCCCGTCGCTTTCATGAGCGGTATCATAGGAAAGTTCTTCTTCCAGTTCGGCGTCACGATCTCGGTGGCGGTGGCGCTCTCGCTTCTGGAGGCGCTGACGCTGGCGCCGATGAGATGCGCGCAATTCCTGGAAGTGGGCTCAAGGCACACCGCGATAGGCAAGGGTATCGACAGGAGTTTTAAATGGCTCGCCGCCAAATACCATACCCTGCTCGGGATGGCCCTGAATAAGCGGGCCATGGTGATAATAGCCGCCGTACTCTTTTTTATATCCTCGATCTTCATCATTAAGCTGATCCGCAAAGAATTTTTGCCGTCACAGGACATGAGCATGTTCATGCTGCGGCTCCAGACACCGGTCGGTTCCGCGATCACATTCACCGACGAGAAATTCAAGGTGGCGGAGAAGTTCATCATGTCGAGGCCCGAATTGCTCGGGTACTTCTCGCTGGTCGGAGGTTTCTCAGGCAGCGAAGCGAACTCCGGCGTTATGTTCATAACCTTCAAGGAGCCCAAAAAACGGCCTGTCGTCCCGCCGGCCAGGCACCCTCTGTCCCAGAGGGAGCTTATGGACCTCTTCCGCGCGGAACTGAACAGGATCCCCGACCTGAAGGTGACGGTCCAGGACCTGTCGCTCTCCGGGTTTTCCGCGCAGCGCGGCATGCCTATAGAGCTCTCCGTAAGGGGACCCGACTGGGAGAAATTGGGTGACTATTCCGAAGAGATACGCCAGCGTATGAGTAAGAGCGATCTCATGACCGACGTCGATACCGACTTCCTGGAGAAGATACCCGAGATAAGGGTCGAGCCTGACCGGAGCAAGGCGGATGAGCGCGGTGTGAGCGTCGACAGCATAGGGGATGCCGTTAACGCGCTGATCGGAGGGCAGAGGATAGCCAAATATACGAAGGACGGCCGGCGTTACGATGTGAGGATACAGCTGGTGCCTTCCCAGCGTACGGAGAGGGAGGACATCGAAAAGTTATGGGTCTGGAATAACAGGAACGAGCTCGTCCAGCTTAAGGATGTGGTCAATATCACCCAAAAGCTGACGCCGCTCACCATCACCAGGCGCAACAGGGAGAGGGCCATATCTCTCTTCGCTAACGTCGCGCCCGGCAAATCACAGACGGACGCTATTGCGCAGGTGGACCGGATAGCAAAAGAGGTTCTCCCTGCCGGATACCGGGTAGTCTTCGGCGGAAGCACCCAGACCTTCAAGGAATCGTTCGCGACGCTCGTCCTGGCGTTCTGGCTCGGTATCATCGTCGCCTATATGGTCCTCGCGTCACAGTTCAACAGCTATCTCCATCCGCTCTCTGTGCTGGTTGCCCTGCCATTCAGCATATCCGGAGCGTTCATAACGCTCTTATTGGGCGGCCAATCGATGAATATATACAGCATCATCGGCATAATACTCCTGATGGGCATAGTTAAGAAGAATTCTATCCTCCTGGTCGATTTTACGAACCAGCAGCGAGACCAGGGGCTCGATGTCAGGTCAGCCCTGCTGAAGGCGTGTCCTATAAGGTTACGCCCGATACTCATGACTTCTATAGCCACAATATCCGCAGCGATCCCGCCGGCCCTTGCCATGGGGCCCGGCGCCGAGACCCGCATACCGATGGCCATCACCATCATCGGCGGTGTCATCGTCTCCACGCTATTCACTCTCTTCGTAGTGCCGTGTGTATACAGTCTATTTTCAAAGATAGAACGGAAGCGCTACGGCGTGAAGTTTGAGGAGATAGAGGATAGAGAGGACGCGGTCCTGTCATAA
- a CDS encoding MarR family transcriptional regulator has protein sequence MSNISLAEFADRMTEIMSIISREFMRQQSSTFYKVKVTMPQFVILNFLKREGELTMTEIARFLNVTTAAVTGIIDRLVRERYAVRMSDPKDRRIVRIKMTPKGTRVVDSIHQHQHRMLIDIFGRITQEEREQYLKILMHIREHLK, from the coding sequence ATGTCAAATATATCGCTTGCGGAGTTCGCGGACAGGATGACCGAGATCATGAGCATCATATCCCGGGAGTTCATGCGCCAGCAGTCGAGCACGTTCTACAAGGTAAAGGTAACTATGCCGCAGTTCGTCATACTCAATTTCCTGAAGAGGGAGGGCGAGTTGACGATGACCGAGATAGCCCGCTTCCTGAACGTCACCACGGCCGCGGTGACCGGCATCATCGACCGCCTGGTGAGAGAGAGGTACGCCGTAAGGATGAGCGACCCGAAGGACCGGCGCATAGTGAGGATAAAGATGACGCCTAAAGGGACAAGGGTCGTCGACAGCATACACCAGCACCAGCACAGGATGCTCATAGACATCTTCGGGAGGATAACGCAGGAAGAGCGCGAGCAGTATCTTAAGATACTTATGCATATACGGGAACACCTGAAATGA